From Pelagicoccus sp. SDUM812003, a single genomic window includes:
- the nuoF gene encoding NADH-quinone oxidoreductase subunit NuoF, whose protein sequence is MAIHPKEQRLILKYADEEGYTPKIDSYMAHGGYDMLKKAVTMEPQSIIDEVKKSGLRGRGGAGFPCGVKWSFVDRKSGKPIYLICNCDESEPGTFKDRQIVHKDPHQLIEGMMISCFANNVAKAFIYIREEMPHGARILDEAILEAKEKGFVGDNVCGSGYSCDIVVHRGAAAYICGEETGLIESLEGKRANPRIKPPYFPAVLGLYNCPTIVNNVETLCNAVHILQMGAEGFAKIGRPNNTGTRIWCVSGGVQRPGYYEVADVTLGELVNDICGGPLPGRKIKAIIPGGSSMKILKNGERYKGKNPDGSEYDWGLEDIPLDYDGIAAAGSMSGSGGMMVLDDSVSIPAALANLMAFYSHESCGQCTPCREGSLWLKKITSRMVHGQARKEDVDLMLSVADQIAGRTICAFGFAVAWPVQSYIAKFEEEFREYAEQLSDPNADRERIKELACNG, encoded by the coding sequence ATGGCGATACATCCCAAGGAACAGCGCCTGATTCTCAAGTATGCTGACGAGGAAGGCTATACGCCGAAGATCGACAGCTACATGGCTCACGGCGGCTACGACATGCTCAAAAAGGCGGTCACTATGGAGCCGCAGAGCATCATCGACGAAGTCAAGAAGTCCGGCTTGCGCGGCCGCGGCGGAGCCGGATTCCCGTGCGGGGTGAAGTGGAGCTTCGTCGATCGCAAGTCCGGCAAGCCCATCTATCTGATCTGCAATTGCGACGAGTCGGAGCCGGGCACCTTCAAGGATCGCCAGATCGTGCACAAGGATCCGCACCAGCTGATTGAGGGCATGATGATTTCCTGCTTCGCCAACAATGTGGCGAAGGCCTTCATCTACATTCGCGAGGAGATGCCGCACGGCGCCCGCATTTTGGACGAAGCGATTTTGGAAGCGAAGGAAAAGGGCTTCGTCGGCGACAATGTATGCGGATCCGGATACAGCTGCGACATCGTCGTGCACCGCGGAGCCGCGGCCTACATTTGCGGCGAGGAGACGGGGCTCATCGAATCTCTGGAAGGCAAGCGCGCCAATCCGCGCATCAAGCCGCCTTATTTCCCTGCGGTTCTCGGTCTCTACAATTGCCCGACCATCGTCAACAATGTGGAAACGCTCTGCAACGCGGTACACATTCTGCAGATGGGGGCGGAAGGCTTCGCCAAAATCGGCCGTCCCAACAATACGGGTACGCGCATCTGGTGCGTTTCCGGCGGGGTGCAGCGTCCTGGCTACTACGAAGTGGCGGACGTCACGCTCGGCGAACTGGTCAACGACATCTGCGGCGGGCCGCTTCCCGGCCGAAAGATCAAGGCCATCATCCCTGGCGGCTCTTCGATGAAGATCTTGAAAAACGGCGAGCGCTACAAGGGCAAGAATCCGGACGGTAGCGAATACGACTGGGGTCTAGAGGACATTCCGCTCGACTACGATGGAATCGCGGCGGCGGGGTCCATGTCCGGTTCCGGCGGCATGATGGTGCTCGACGACAGCGTTTCCATCCCGGCGGCGTTAGCCAACCTGATGGCTTTCTATTCTCACGAGAGTTGCGGCCAGTGCACGCCGTGTCGCGAAGGCTCGCTTTGGCTCAAGAAGATTACCTCCCGCATGGTTCATGGCCAAGCCCGCAAGGAAGACGTGGATTTGATGCTTAGCGTGGCCGACCAGATCGCTGGCCGCACCATCTGCGCCTTCGGTTTCGCGGTGGCGTGGCCGGTGCAGAGCTACATCGCAAAGTTTGAAGAAGAATTTAGAGAATACGCCGAGCAGCTCAGCGATCCGAACGCTGACCGTGAACGCATAAAGGAACTCGCGTGCAATGGCTGA
- a CDS encoding 2Fe-2S iron-sulfur cluster-binding protein: MAEEKKDNLITVNIDGIDLQVPPGTNMVDAVKMLGKEVPHYCYHPKLSVAGNCRMCLVEMGMPGKDRATGEPMLNEDGSPKIMWMPGPAIACGTKAAPGMHIKTNSPKAVESREAVTEFLLINHPLDCPICDQAGECKLQEFSASHGRGYSRFIEAKNVKPKRTRLGPRVTLDDERCILCSRCVRFSQEIAKDDVLGFIDRGSYSTLTCFPGKELANNYSLNTVDICPVGALTSTDFRFKMRVWFLKETKSIDLETSVGCNTVVSSREGKIYRITPRQNDEVNDTWMPDSGRELYKQVEAEDRLTGCVADSVAIEPSRAIAAAADALKGEGIAIVGSGRCTVEEQFALKAIADQVGAKDVYLVARYGEDDGILVSKDRNPNVRGALATGLISDLPTETLSDLAAKIDAGEVKTVFAVREDLVAAGLSEDQLAKVTVIALDTRETPTTKAAKVTIAGLTQFEKSGSVINQQFRIQKFHKAVPGPSGAIDDLAALAGIQSALSSDAFPNSVGTIWERIAASGSLFEGLSFKGISDTGVLLDGSSFEGLPFVEGKSLHFEPKSEAVAAE, encoded by the coding sequence ATGGCTGAGGAAAAGAAAGACAATCTGATCACCGTCAACATCGACGGCATCGACCTGCAGGTGCCCCCGGGTACGAACATGGTCGATGCGGTCAAGATGCTCGGCAAGGAAGTCCCGCACTATTGCTACCACCCGAAACTCTCGGTGGCGGGCAACTGCCGCATGTGCCTGGTGGAAATGGGCATGCCTGGAAAGGATCGCGCCACTGGAGAGCCCATGCTCAACGAGGACGGCTCCCCGAAGATCATGTGGATGCCGGGTCCTGCCATCGCTTGCGGGACCAAGGCGGCCCCGGGGATGCACATCAAGACCAATTCGCCCAAGGCCGTCGAGTCGCGGGAGGCGGTCACCGAGTTTCTCTTGATCAATCACCCGCTGGATTGCCCCATTTGCGATCAGGCTGGAGAATGCAAGCTGCAGGAGTTTTCGGCGTCACACGGGCGTGGATACAGCCGTTTCATCGAAGCGAAAAACGTGAAGCCGAAACGCACGCGTCTCGGGCCTAGGGTAACGCTCGACGACGAGCGCTGCATCCTTTGTTCGCGCTGCGTTCGCTTTTCGCAGGAGATCGCCAAGGACGACGTGCTCGGTTTTATCGATCGTGGCAGCTATTCGACGCTGACCTGTTTCCCAGGCAAGGAGCTCGCGAATAATTACTCTTTGAATACGGTGGACATCTGCCCGGTGGGAGCGCTCACCAGTACCGACTTCCGATTCAAGATGCGCGTTTGGTTTCTTAAGGAGACCAAGAGCATCGACTTGGAAACTTCGGTCGGATGCAATACGGTGGTTTCTTCTCGCGAAGGAAAGATCTACCGCATCACCCCGCGTCAGAATGACGAGGTCAACGACACATGGATGCCGGATTCCGGCCGCGAGCTTTACAAGCAAGTGGAAGCGGAGGACCGCTTGACTGGTTGCGTCGCGGATTCCGTGGCCATCGAGCCTTCCAGGGCGATTGCCGCCGCCGCCGATGCGCTCAAAGGCGAGGGGATCGCCATCGTCGGCTCCGGTCGATGCACGGTCGAGGAGCAATTCGCTCTGAAAGCTATCGCCGATCAAGTCGGCGCTAAGGATGTGTATCTGGTTGCTCGATACGGCGAGGATGACGGCATCCTCGTCTCCAAGGATCGCAACCCGAACGTGCGCGGAGCCTTGGCGACCGGTTTGATTTCCGATCTGCCGACCGAGACGCTGAGCGATCTGGCGGCCAAGATCGACGCAGGCGAGGTCAAGACCGTGTTCGCAGTACGTGAGGATCTGGTGGCAGCTGGCTTGAGTGAGGACCAGCTCGCGAAAGTGACGGTGATCGCTCTCGACACGCGCGAGACTCCAACCACCAAAGCGGCGAAAGTGACCATCGCAGGCCTGACTCAATTCGAGAAGTCGGGGTCGGTGATCAATCAGCAGTTTCGTATCCAGAAATTTCATAAAGCTGTCCCGGGGCCATCCGGAGCGATCGACGATCTGGCGGCTCTGGCGGGAATCCAAAGCGCCTTGTCGAGCGACGCCTTCCCGAACTCGGTGGGAACCATCTGGGAAAGAATCGCCGCGTCGGGTAGCCTTTTCGAAGGCCTCAGCTTCAAGGGAATCTCCGACACCGGTGTCCTGCTCGATGGCAGCTCGTTCGAAGGGCTACCGTTCGTAGAAGGAAAGTCACTACACTTTGAACCCAAGAGCGAAGCCGTAGCAGCGGAATAG
- a CDS encoding complex I subunit 1 family protein — protein sequence MELTDIIIKSIYAIVVVSVLMGFCSYAVLAERKISSWIQGRVGPNRTTLPFIGSIPVVGRFLTRLGVFQPVADGLKFLFKEDVLPGHVNKLYFTLAPVIALIPALTTVVVVPFGYYENAAGEVVNLVLADLNVGILFLFAVSSLGVYGVVLGGWASNSKYPFLGGIRASAQMISYELAMGISVLPIFMWVNAPGTDGSLSLVDVVNAQAGGLWFAMWMPFSFIIFVVCVFAETNRLPFDMAESETELVSGFHTEYSSFKFGLFFVGEYAHMLVGSAVVAVLFLGGWQPLPFMTWADLGVTGIWAGIFSVSTLLGKLIGFMFFFMWIRWTLPRFRYDQIMKLGWQMLLPASIANLVLYTFIIYFIERP from the coding sequence ATGGAACTGACTGATATCATCATCAAATCGATCTACGCGATTGTCGTCGTGAGCGTGCTCATGGGCTTTTGCTCCTACGCGGTTCTCGCGGAGCGAAAGATCTCCAGTTGGATTCAAGGTCGTGTGGGTCCGAACCGCACCACGCTGCCGTTCATCGGATCGATCCCGGTGGTGGGCCGTTTTCTGACACGTCTCGGCGTGTTTCAGCCGGTGGCGGACGGATTGAAGTTCCTCTTCAAGGAGGACGTGCTTCCCGGGCACGTGAACAAGCTCTACTTCACGCTTGCCCCGGTCATCGCCTTGATTCCCGCCTTGACGACTGTGGTGGTAGTGCCCTTCGGCTACTACGAAAACGCGGCAGGGGAGGTGGTGAACCTGGTGCTGGCGGACTTGAACGTCGGCATCCTCTTCCTCTTCGCGGTCTCCTCGCTCGGCGTCTACGGAGTCGTGCTGGGCGGATGGGCGTCCAACTCGAAGTATCCATTTCTTGGAGGCATTCGCGCTTCCGCTCAAATGATCTCCTACGAGCTGGCCATGGGCATCTCGGTGCTGCCGATCTTCATGTGGGTCAACGCGCCGGGGACGGATGGCAGCTTGAGTCTGGTCGACGTGGTGAACGCCCAAGCGGGCGGGCTATGGTTTGCCATGTGGATGCCGTTTTCCTTCATCATTTTCGTGGTTTGCGTTTTTGCGGAAACCAATCGTCTGCCCTTTGACATGGCGGAGTCCGAGACGGAGCTCGTTTCCGGATTCCATACCGAGTACAGCTCCTTCAAGTTCGGCCTGTTCTTCGTGGGCGAGTACGCTCACATGCTGGTCGGCTCCGCGGTTGTGGCGGTGCTTTTTCTGGGGGGATGGCAGCCGCTGCCCTTCATGACTTGGGCCGACCTCGGCGTGACGGGCATTTGGGCGGGCATCTTCTCGGTGAGCACGCTGCTCGGGAAGTTGATCGGGTTCATGTTCTTTTTCATGTGGATCCGCTGGACGCTGCCTCGTTTCCGCTACGACCAAATCATGAAGCTTGGCTGGCAGATGTTGCTTCCCGCATCGATCGCCAATCTGGTGCTCTACACCTTCATCATCTATTTCATCGAGCGTCCCTAA
- a CDS encoding NADH-quinone oxidoreductase subunit I — protein MAIVVKRKPLNLLEKLYIPEIIRGLGVTFRRMFFGETVTMEYPEQRPPIPAGYRGVPTLVRDPEGREKCVSCQLCEFVCPPKAIRITPGEITEDSQYAHVEKAPKEFEIDMLRCIYCGMCQEVCPEEAIWLQNQYSTSGYTRAEMVNDKQKLYELGGTLPDEHFKWKKKKEAAEHGGGHH, from the coding sequence ATGGCTATCGTCGTTAAGAGAAAACCACTCAATCTACTAGAAAAGCTCTACATTCCCGAGATCATCAGAGGTCTTGGGGTCACCTTCCGCCGCATGTTTTTCGGGGAGACGGTGACCATGGAGTACCCGGAGCAGCGCCCGCCCATACCTGCGGGCTACCGCGGCGTGCCGACCTTGGTGCGCGATCCGGAAGGCCGCGAGAAATGCGTATCCTGCCAGCTTTGCGAGTTCGTTTGTCCGCCGAAGGCCATCCGCATCACTCCGGGCGAGATCACCGAGGATAGCCAGTACGCCCATGTGGAGAAGGCTCCCAAGGAGTTCGAGATCGACATGCTGCGCTGCATCTACTGCGGCATGTGTCAGGAGGTCTGTCCGGAAGAGGCGATCTGGCTGCAGAACCAGTATTCGACCTCTGGCTACACGAGAGCGGAGATGGTCAACGACAAGCAGAAGCTCTACGAGTTGGGCGGCACGCTGCCGGACGAGCATTTCAAGTGGAAGAAAAAGAAGGAAGCAGCCGAGCACGGCGGCGGGCATCACTAG
- a CDS encoding NADH-quinone oxidoreductase subunit J: protein MTELFFYLFSAITLGCGIAVVFSRNPVNAAMFLILAFTGMASLFVMLEAYFLAVIQVLVYAGAVVVLFLFIIMLLDVKEESRHRVKLLTIVASVVGFAILILGVATVVSTDAVAESAQTLPAVTNNTLKSFGYELFTTYLLPMQVTGFLLLVAMIGVIVLSKKVKTD from the coding sequence ATGACTGAATTGTTTTTCTATCTCTTTTCCGCGATTACCCTTGGGTGTGGGATCGCGGTCGTGTTCAGCCGCAATCCGGTGAACGCGGCGATGTTTCTTATCCTGGCCTTCACGGGCATGGCGTCGCTGTTTGTGATGTTGGAAGCCTACTTTCTCGCGGTGATCCAGGTGCTTGTCTACGCGGGCGCCGTGGTGGTGCTCTTTCTTTTCATCATCATGCTTCTCGATGTTAAGGAGGAGTCGCGGCATCGCGTGAAACTGCTGACCATCGTGGCCAGCGTAGTGGGATTCGCCATCCTGATCCTCGGCGTGGCGACGGTGGTTTCCACGGACGCGGTCGCGGAATCGGCCCAGACGCTGCCAGCTGTCACCAACAACACGCTCAAGAGCTTTGGCTACGAACTATTCACCACCTACCTGCTGCCCATGCAGGTAACCGGCTTCCTCTTGCTGGTGGCCATGATCGGGGTGATCGTTCTCAGCAAGAAAGTGAAAACCGACTAA
- the nuoK gene encoding NADH-quinone oxidoreductase subunit NuoK, with amino-acid sequence MTIGLEHYIGVSALLFAIGFFGVLYRRNTLVIYMCLELMLNACNLGLIAFSRYHGGMSGNVFVFFTITVAAAEVAVGLAIIVALFRKRQTVQVSELNALKN; translated from the coding sequence ATGACTATCGGACTTGAACATTACATCGGCGTGAGCGCCTTGCTCTTCGCCATCGGATTTTTCGGAGTGCTCTATCGGCGAAACACGCTGGTGATCTACATGTGCCTCGAGCTGATGCTCAACGCGTGCAACCTGGGACTGATCGCCTTTTCCCGATATCACGGTGGCATGAGCGGCAACGTGTTCGTCTTTTTCACCATCACGGTAGCGGCGGCGGAAGTCGCGGTCGGCCTCGCCATCATCGTGGCCCTTTTTCGCAAACGACAAACGGTGCAGGTCAGCGAACTGAACGCGCTCAAGAACTAG
- the nuoL gene encoding NADH-quinone oxidoreductase subunit L, translating into MSLDPQLYAYALLAFPLISAVAIAFSMRRNGALAAGVSVGAATLILATALHIIFRIDSIEYNASWIEIGPLSLDFGFLVDDLAKLMLFVVAFVGFLVHVFSLGYMKDDPNKARFFGGLSIFMFSMLGLVMASNLVTLFIFWELVGFSSYMLIGFYLDKPSAAAAAKKAFIANRVGDFGFLIGIIMAFWAFGTVDLAEMRQAIVSGTIDLNTIGAATGIGLLLFCGTVGKSGQLPLHVWLPDAMEGPTPVSALIHAATMVAAGVFLLCRTGFLMTVDALQIIMWIGVATALFAGFTAIAQRDIKKILAYSTVSQLGYMVAAFGLGTMISWEAGVAAAMFHLTTHAFFKALLFLGSGSIIHACHHEQDIFKMGGLAKKMPITFLCFTAGLLPLIGTIFTSGFYSKDAILAIAYEQNQAVFYLLVLGAFLTAFYMIRLWKIVFLGETNSDNASHAHENGPVFTVPLILLAVCAILGGFTGLYPHALSPIVEAGHHLVSDELHTTIMIFGMGAWAVGIALAFVLYGAGAKEDRFQKMTGPVYAVLERKFYFDELYAFYIEKIQQRVALTLHFLEQIALAGLIIRGAAGVAGLVGMGLKALHVGNIHQYVYWFIAGLALFWALAGGF; encoded by the coding sequence ATGAGTTTAGACCCACAGCTTTACGCTTACGCTCTTCTGGCGTTTCCTCTGATATCGGCCGTGGCCATCGCTTTCTCCATGCGACGCAATGGGGCGCTCGCTGCAGGCGTCTCCGTCGGCGCCGCGACCCTCATTCTCGCCACGGCGCTGCATATCATTTTTCGAATCGATTCGATCGAGTACAATGCCAGCTGGATCGAGATCGGCCCGCTCTCCCTGGATTTCGGATTTCTGGTCGACGACCTGGCGAAGCTGATGCTCTTCGTGGTCGCCTTCGTGGGCTTCCTCGTTCATGTATTCAGTCTTGGATACATGAAGGACGATCCGAACAAGGCCCGTTTCTTCGGCGGCCTGTCCATCTTCATGTTTTCCATGCTCGGCCTGGTGATGGCCAGCAATCTGGTCACCCTTTTCATCTTCTGGGAGCTGGTCGGTTTCAGCTCCTACATGCTGATCGGTTTCTATCTGGACAAGCCAAGCGCCGCGGCGGCTGCCAAGAAGGCGTTCATCGCCAACCGGGTGGGGGACTTCGGTTTCCTCATCGGCATCATCATGGCCTTCTGGGCTTTCGGCACGGTCGATCTGGCGGAAATGCGCCAAGCGATCGTAAGTGGTACCATTGATTTGAATACTATCGGAGCTGCGACTGGCATCGGCCTGCTACTCTTTTGCGGCACCGTGGGCAAGTCCGGCCAGCTGCCGCTGCACGTCTGGCTGCCGGATGCGATGGAGGGCCCGACACCGGTCTCCGCGCTGATCCACGCCGCGACCATGGTGGCGGCGGGCGTCTTCCTGCTTTGCCGTACTGGTTTTCTCATGACGGTCGACGCCTTGCAGATCATCATGTGGATCGGAGTGGCCACCGCCTTGTTCGCGGGTTTCACCGCCATCGCTCAGCGCGACATCAAGAAGATCCTAGCCTACTCCACGGTTTCTCAGCTCGGGTACATGGTCGCGGCTTTTGGCTTGGGCACCATGATTTCCTGGGAGGCTGGTGTTGCGGCCGCCATGTTTCATTTGACCACGCACGCCTTCTTCAAGGCCCTGCTCTTCCTCGGGTCCGGTTCGATCATCCACGCCTGCCATCACGAGCAGGACATTTTCAAGATGGGTGGCTTGGCGAAGAAGATGCCCATCACCTTTCTCTGCTTCACGGCAGGTCTACTTCCTCTGATCGGCACCATCTTCACTTCAGGCTTCTACTCCAAGGATGCGATCCTCGCGATCGCCTACGAGCAGAACCAGGCGGTTTTCTATCTCTTGGTTCTTGGAGCGTTTCTAACGGCCTTTTACATGATTCGCCTTTGGAAGATCGTTTTCCTCGGCGAAACCAATTCGGACAATGCCAGCCATGCTCATGAAAACGGTCCGGTGTTCACGGTGCCGCTCATCCTGCTCGCGGTCTGCGCCATTCTCGGTGGCTTCACTGGCCTCTACCCGCACGCCTTGAGCCCGATCGTGGAGGCAGGTCACCATCTGGTAAGCGACGAGCTTCACACCACCATCATGATTTTCGGCATGGGCGCTTGGGCCGTCGGTATCGCGCTCGCTTTCGTACTCTACGGGGCCGGCGCCAAGGAGGATCGCTTCCAGAAGATGACCGGACCGGTCTACGCGGTGCTGGAAAGGAAGTTCTACTTCGACGAGCTCTACGCGTTTTACATCGAGAAGATCCAGCAACGGGTGGCTCTGACGCTCCACTTTCTCGAACAGATCGCTTTGGCAGGCTTGATCATTCGCGGGGCGGCAGGCGTGGCCGGACTGGTCGGCATGGGTCTGAAGGCCCTGCACGTGGGCAACATTCATCAATACGTCTACTGGTTCATCGCTGGGTTGGCTCTCTTCTGGGCCTTGGCTGGCGGCTTCTAG